A single window of Apodemus sylvaticus chromosome 4, mApoSyl1.1, whole genome shotgun sequence DNA harbors:
- the Cfi gene encoding complement factor I isoform X1, translating into MSGVYLEWTRVSHGDGASHSSSMKLAHLILLLLDLHLSSSRFTPASDRPLEDLVEQKCLLQNYTQRSCNKVFCQPWQRCIDGTCACKLPYQCPKAGAQVCATNGRSFPTYCHQKSFECLHPEIKFSNNGTCTDKGKFNVSLTYGSTKTEGIVQVTLVDQDEKMFICKNSWGIAEANVACLDLGFPQGVRNIQGRFNIPVNLQINATECLHVRCRGVESSLAECTFTKRRTKTPHGLAGVVCYTQDADFPTSQSFQCVNGKYIPQEKACNGVNDCGDQSDELCCKGCRGQAFLCKSGVCIPNHYKCNGEVDCITGEDESGCEVSKERKKGKGYRKKEDRQGRIHKGLARSDQGGETEIETEEIEMLTPDMDIERKRIKSLLPKLSCGVKRNTHTRRKRVIGGKPAELGDYPWQVAIKDGDRITCGGIYIGGCWVLTAAHCVRPSRSHNYQVWTAFLDWLKPNSELEVQAVSRVIVHENYNGATYQNDIALIEMKKRRSKKECELSNSVPACVPWSPYLFQPNDRCIISGWGREKDNQRVYSLRWGEVNLIGNCSQFYPDRYYEKEMLCAGTSDGSIDACKGDSGGPLVCKDVNNVTYIWGIVSWGENCGKPEFPGVYTRVANYFDWISHHVGRSLVSQHNV; encoded by the exons TTCACGCCAGCATCAGATCGGCCTCTGGAGGATCTGGTGGAGCAGAAATGCTTACTGCAAAACTACACGCAGCGCTCCTGTAACAAAGTCTTCTGCCAGCCGTGGCAGAGATGTATCGATGGAACCTGTGCCTGCAAACTCCCTTACCAGTGCCCAAAGGCTGGTgcccaggtgtgtgccaccaatggAAGAAGCTTTCCAACATACTGTCACCAGAAGAGTTTTGAATGTCTTCATCCAGAGATAAAGTTTTCAAATAATGGAACATGCACAGATAAAG gaAAGTTTAATGTTTCTTTAACGTATGGAAGCACAAAAACAGAGGGAATTGTTCAAGTCACACTTGTGGACCAAGATGAGAAAATGTTCATATGTAAAAACAGCTGGGGCATAGCAGAGGCCAACGTGGCCTGCCTCGACCTTGGATTTCCACA GGGTGTTCGTAACATACAAGGACGGTTTAATATACCTGTAAATCTCCAAATAAACGCCACGGAATGCCTGCATGTACGTTGCCGGGGAGTAGAGAGCAGTTTGGCGGAGTGTACCTTCACCAAGAGGAGAACTAAGACTCCCCATGGCTTGGCGGGTGTAGTGTGTTACACACAGGATGCAG ATTTCCCAACAAGTCAGTCCTTCCAGTGTGTGAATGGGAAGTACATTCCTCAGGAGAAAGCCTGCAATGGTGTCAATGACTGTGGAGATCAAAGTGATGAGCTGTGTTGCAAAG GTTGCCGAGGTCAAGCTTTCCTGTGTAAGTCAGGAGTTTGCATTCCAAACCATTACAAGTGTAATGGCGAGGTGGACTGCATCACCGGCGAAGACGAGAGTGGCTGTGAAG ttagtaaagaaaggaagaaaggaaaaggttaCAGGAAGAAGG aagacAGACAGGGTAGAATTCATAAAG GCCTTGCACGATCAGATCAAG GAGGAGAAACTGAAATCGAAACTGAAGAAATAGAAATGTTGACTCCTGATATGGACATAG aaagaaaacggATAAAGTCCTTATTACCTAAACTATCCTGTGGAGTCAAAAGAAACACTCACACTCGTAGGAAAAGAGTGATTGGAGGGAAGCCAGCGGAGTTG GGAGACTACCCATGGCAGGTGGCAATCAAAGATGGAGATAGAATCACCTGTGGGGGCATTTACATCGGCGGCTGCTGGGTTCTGACGGCTGCACATTGTGTCAG ACCCAGCAGATCTCACAATTATCAAGTATGGACGGCTTTTTTAGACTGGCTAAAACCTAACTCTGAGTTGGAAGTTCAAGCAGTGAGCAGAGTTATTGTCCACGAAAACTATAATGGAGCCACCTACCAAAATGACATAGCTTTGATTGAAATGAAAAAGCGCCGGAGTAAGAAAGAATGTGAGCTCTCCAATTCCGTCCCTGCCTGTGTCCCGTGGTCTCCGTATCTATTCCAACCGAATGACAGATGCATCATCTCTGGATGGGGTCGAGAAAAAG ATAACCAAAGAGTCTACTCACTTAGGTGGGGCGAAGTTAACCTAATAGGCAACTGCTCTCAGTTTTACCCAGATCGTTACTATGAAAAAGAGATGCTGTGTGCAG GTACCAGTGATGGGTCCATTGATGCCTGCAAGGGGGACTCTGGAGGCCCCTTGGTCTGCAAGGATGTCAACAATGTCACTTACATTTGGGGCATTGTGAGCTGGGGAGAGAATTGTGGGAAGCCAGAGTTCCCAGGTGTTTACACCAGAGTGGCCAATTATTTTGACTGGATTAGCCATCATGTGGGAAGGTCCCTTGTTTCCCAACACAATGTCTGA
- the Cfi gene encoding complement factor I isoform X2: MSGVYLEWTRVSHGDGASHSSSMKLAHLILLLLDLHLSSSRFTPASDRPLEDLVEQKCLLQNYTQRSCNKVFCQPWQRCIDGTCACKLPYQCPKAGAQVCATNGRSFPTYCHQKSFECLHPEIKFSNNGTCTDKGKFNVSLTYGSTKTEGIVQVTLVDQDEKMFICKNSWGIAEANVACLDLGFPQGVRNIQGRFNIPVNLQINATECLHVRCRGVESSLAECTFTKRRTKTPHGLAGVVCYTQDADFPTSQSFQCVNGKYIPQEKACNGVNDCGDQSDELCCKGCRGQAFLCKSGVCIPNHYKCNGEVDCITGEDESGCEEDRQGRIHKGLARSDQGGETEIETEEIEMLTPDMDIERKRIKSLLPKLSCGVKRNTHTRRKRVIGGKPAELGDYPWQVAIKDGDRITCGGIYIGGCWVLTAAHCVRPSRSHNYQVWTAFLDWLKPNSELEVQAVSRVIVHENYNGATYQNDIALIEMKKRRSKKECELSNSVPACVPWSPYLFQPNDRCIISGWGREKDNQRVYSLRWGEVNLIGNCSQFYPDRYYEKEMLCAGTSDGSIDACKGDSGGPLVCKDVNNVTYIWGIVSWGENCGKPEFPGVYTRVANYFDWISHHVGRSLVSQHNV, translated from the exons TTCACGCCAGCATCAGATCGGCCTCTGGAGGATCTGGTGGAGCAGAAATGCTTACTGCAAAACTACACGCAGCGCTCCTGTAACAAAGTCTTCTGCCAGCCGTGGCAGAGATGTATCGATGGAACCTGTGCCTGCAAACTCCCTTACCAGTGCCCAAAGGCTGGTgcccaggtgtgtgccaccaatggAAGAAGCTTTCCAACATACTGTCACCAGAAGAGTTTTGAATGTCTTCATCCAGAGATAAAGTTTTCAAATAATGGAACATGCACAGATAAAG gaAAGTTTAATGTTTCTTTAACGTATGGAAGCACAAAAACAGAGGGAATTGTTCAAGTCACACTTGTGGACCAAGATGAGAAAATGTTCATATGTAAAAACAGCTGGGGCATAGCAGAGGCCAACGTGGCCTGCCTCGACCTTGGATTTCCACA GGGTGTTCGTAACATACAAGGACGGTTTAATATACCTGTAAATCTCCAAATAAACGCCACGGAATGCCTGCATGTACGTTGCCGGGGAGTAGAGAGCAGTTTGGCGGAGTGTACCTTCACCAAGAGGAGAACTAAGACTCCCCATGGCTTGGCGGGTGTAGTGTGTTACACACAGGATGCAG ATTTCCCAACAAGTCAGTCCTTCCAGTGTGTGAATGGGAAGTACATTCCTCAGGAGAAAGCCTGCAATGGTGTCAATGACTGTGGAGATCAAAGTGATGAGCTGTGTTGCAAAG GTTGCCGAGGTCAAGCTTTCCTGTGTAAGTCAGGAGTTTGCATTCCAAACCATTACAAGTGTAATGGCGAGGTGGACTGCATCACCGGCGAAGACGAGAGTGGCTGTGAAG aagacAGACAGGGTAGAATTCATAAAG GCCTTGCACGATCAGATCAAG GAGGAGAAACTGAAATCGAAACTGAAGAAATAGAAATGTTGACTCCTGATATGGACATAG aaagaaaacggATAAAGTCCTTATTACCTAAACTATCCTGTGGAGTCAAAAGAAACACTCACACTCGTAGGAAAAGAGTGATTGGAGGGAAGCCAGCGGAGTTG GGAGACTACCCATGGCAGGTGGCAATCAAAGATGGAGATAGAATCACCTGTGGGGGCATTTACATCGGCGGCTGCTGGGTTCTGACGGCTGCACATTGTGTCAG ACCCAGCAGATCTCACAATTATCAAGTATGGACGGCTTTTTTAGACTGGCTAAAACCTAACTCTGAGTTGGAAGTTCAAGCAGTGAGCAGAGTTATTGTCCACGAAAACTATAATGGAGCCACCTACCAAAATGACATAGCTTTGATTGAAATGAAAAAGCGCCGGAGTAAGAAAGAATGTGAGCTCTCCAATTCCGTCCCTGCCTGTGTCCCGTGGTCTCCGTATCTATTCCAACCGAATGACAGATGCATCATCTCTGGATGGGGTCGAGAAAAAG ATAACCAAAGAGTCTACTCACTTAGGTGGGGCGAAGTTAACCTAATAGGCAACTGCTCTCAGTTTTACCCAGATCGTTACTATGAAAAAGAGATGCTGTGTGCAG GTACCAGTGATGGGTCCATTGATGCCTGCAAGGGGGACTCTGGAGGCCCCTTGGTCTGCAAGGATGTCAACAATGTCACTTACATTTGGGGCATTGTGAGCTGGGGAGAGAATTGTGGGAAGCCAGAGTTCCCAGGTGTTTACACCAGAGTGGCCAATTATTTTGACTGGATTAGCCATCATGTGGGAAGGTCCCTTGTTTCCCAACACAATGTCTGA